In the Nitrososphaerota archaeon genome, AGTTATCGAGCTAAAAGTCGGGCAACCTGCAACGATCGCGATGGCGAATAACGACGATATCGAGACGCATCAACTTGCAATCCCCGAGTTTAACGTTATAAGCAAGCCGACTAAACCCTTCGAATCAGCTACATTAGAGTTTACTCCTACAAAGGTAGGCAACTTCACCTTCATTGATTCTCGGCCTCAAGAGACCTACAACTACACCGACTATAGGGGTGTGGATGTGCACCAAGTAGTTAACCATTCGCTTGAGCAGGGTATAATCGTCGTCAAGCCGTGACCATGTACATGCAGATTATGGGGAAGGCTGTCTGAACCGGTGCTGTTGGTCGGATGGTTAAAGTAACACTTGAGAACGTAAGCAAATCCTATGGCACAACTAAGGCTGTCCAAAACCTCAATCTTACAGTCAACGATGGGGAATTTCTATCAATCCTCGGTCCCTCGGGCTGCGGAAAAACAACACTTCTCAGAATGATAGCTGGCCTAGAAACCATCTCCGAGGGCAGAATCCTCTTCAATGACAAGGTCATGAATGATGTTCCGCCTAAAGATCGCAATGTAGCCATGGTCTTCCAGAGCTACGCTCTCTTTCCACACATGACTGTCGCAGACAACATCGGCTTCCCACTTACAGTCAGAAAAACTCCTAAAGACGAGGTCGATAAACGTGTTCGAGAAGTAGCGGATCTCCTGAAAATAGAATCCCTACTCGAACGAAGACCAAGACAGCTCAGCGGCGGAGAGCAGCAGCGAGTAGCAGTGGGTCGCGCGATAGTCCGAAAACCCGATGTGCTCCTGATGGATGAACCTCTCTCCAATGTGGACGCAAAAACCCGCTCATACTTGAGATCGGAGCTAAAGTTGCTTCACAAGAAGATCCGGACAACCTTGATCTACGTCACTCACGACCAGACGGAAGCAATGACAATGTCAGACCGCATCGCCGTTATGAGGGACGGCGAACTCCTTCAGATAGGAACACCAGAGAACATATACGAACACCCGAAAGACATCTGGATAGCGAGCTTCATAGGCAACCTCCCAATGAACTTCTTCGACTGCGTCCTGCTTGATAGGCGCGGTGTCAGAGCAATCGGCGGAGCCTGCTTCGGTCCACAATCCCCCAAGAACCTTATGGAGTTGCTGAAAGGACTTCCAGACGGAGCAAAATTCAAGCTCGGCGTCAGACCTGAGGACATAGAGATCCATAAAACAAGTACGCAGGGGATGACCTGCGAAGCGGATGTCGAGATACTAGAGCCAACTGGAGATAGCCTAGTCGTTACGTTAAAGGTGGGCGACGAGCTGATGAAGGCGCGTGTAAACCCGGGCTTCAAGATAAAGAATGATGAGCATGTCTACTTAACCTTCGACTGGGATAGATCCCACCTATTCTTCCTAGAAGATGCCAGCAGCAGTAAGCCGGAGACCTCTGAACAACACTAACCGTTGCTGCATTAGCACCCATTCACACTTTTCCTTAACTGTGCAGATGTTGTAACTGTCTACGTCTCATAGACAACCGTGTCTATCTTGATCCCTTTTCGAATGAAATCTTTTTCCAGCCGGAGGAGCGCTGTTTCGAGCCTCACAAGATCAAGTCCATGCTGCTTTGAGAACAGTCGTAGGTCCTGTATGCTAAGCTCATTCATCGCCTTTTGGACGAGTTGTGTCGGCTTGGGATCGGCTTTGCTCCAGATGCTGCGCATATCGCGTAGAAATATAGCGACAGTGACATCACCTATTCCTTTCCCAAGGGACTTCAGTCTCTCTTCAAGGTCTCGGCTGTCCCGAGCAGCGTTGTAGAGCTGCCAAAGATCACTATAGTCTCTCTTCAAGGTGCCGAAAACATTGAGGAGTTTTGTGGCGGTGCTGAAGTCGTAGCGTACGTATCTGCCTTCGTCGAGGATTTTGACGAGCCCGTCCCAACCTGTCTCAAGGATTTTATCTGCAGTTAGAACACCATAGTCTTCAAAGGTTCTGTAGGTGAGTGTGGCGGCGTTCTCCCGAATAGGTTTAGCGTAAAGAATCGAGGCAAGAAACCACTTAACAATCTCCTCGTTGCGACCTGATTCAAGGTTGATGCCAAGCGCTTTAGAGTAAGGCTCACCGTACCTCTCGACGAACCCTCTGATATTCAACGAGACTTTAGAGATGGTCTGCTCTATGTAAACGTGTTTTCACCAAGGAGTTTCAACAGGTCGCTCCGGGATGTTCTGTAGAGCACCTCACTTCCCTCCTTCTTGACGAGGATAATTCGACTCGCCGGAACAGTCGTGAAATTTTCAGATAGTTCAAGAAACTCCAGCAGCCCTACCTCTCGCGCCCTGTTGAACTCACGGTACACAACAGAGTATTTCCCAGGATCATCAGCGTGAAGCGCTCTACTAAGCACCTCTTCAAGAACACCTTTTCGACCCTTCAAACCCGCTACTCCAAACCA is a window encoding:
- a CDS encoding cupredoxin domain-containing protein, with amino-acid sequence MNRKTLIIGIVIVAVLVAIGGALFILSEPTGSVIIVRLVSKNPPMENGLILPQNEKRYWDPAVIELKVGQPATIAMANNDDIETHQLAIPEFNVISKPTKPFESATLEFTPTKVGNFTFIDSRPQETYNYTDYRGVDVHQVVNHSLEQGIIVVKP
- a CDS encoding ABC transporter ATP-binding protein, with product MVKVTLENVSKSYGTTKAVQNLNLTVNDGEFLSILGPSGCGKTTLLRMIAGLETISEGRILFNDKVMNDVPPKDRNVAMVFQSYALFPHMTVADNIGFPLTVRKTPKDEVDKRVREVADLLKIESLLERRPRQLSGGEQQRVAVGRAIVRKPDVLLMDEPLSNVDAKTRSYLRSELKLLHKKIRTTLIYVTHDQTEAMTMSDRIAVMRDGELLQIGTPENIYEHPKDIWIASFIGNLPMNFFDCVLLDRRGVRAIGGACFGPQSPKNLMELLKGLPDGAKFKLGVRPEDIEIHKTSTQGMTCEADVEILEPTGDSLVVTLKVGDELMKARVNPGFKIKNDEHVYLTFDWDRSHLFFLEDASSSKPETSEQH
- a CDS encoding DUF504 domain-containing protein; amino-acid sequence: MKGRKGVLEEVLSRALHADDPGKYSVVYREFNRAREVGLLEFLELSENFTTVPASRIILVKKEGSEVLYRTSRSDLLKLLGENTFT